In one Tessaracoccus palaemonis genomic region, the following are encoded:
- a CDS encoding HNH endonuclease signature motif containing protein, protein MGDEQLSTGAALAAIASALSSIDHSQRTGIEHRERLDLLRQVRRAKDRLAGLEACLISEAESSGSAEAVSGTQLSSLLGREEHLDRRVTQRAISEAGRMTSHQEVARRVVEGQLSPGHAIGIGEALGGLPGVLTDEQRASAREFLIEKARTATPREVADSHDEVLQAVAPELLPTAAQLDAQLRRRRERALQRRHLVYGPDPEHPGSWYFKGSLPVLEAEIVVGAITAQVNDQKRAERRQRHRDLTPTWQQRQADALVAVVAGKIPAVVRDDDSPVSVEAAHAQPESGVPGTGSSGEGLQPTFVPGGAAPRPASAPAGSALRPTPAPSGAATRPTLVVTVSYEDLLNASYAGGVLASGQRIPAGELRRIACDAEVIPVVLGGRSEILDLGRSERWVTPSLRQALAIRDGGCILPGCEASAVECEAHHIVPWWAGGSTSLENLALVCPFHHAKLEPTRTDGIESRDGWRIIIDPATRRPVVVEPDTG, encoded by the coding sequence ATGGGGGATGAGCAGCTGTCGACTGGCGCGGCGTTGGCCGCGATCGCCAGCGCGCTCTCGTCCATCGACCATTCCCAGCGCACCGGGATCGAACACCGGGAACGGCTGGATCTGCTGCGTCAGGTGCGACGGGCGAAGGATCGCCTTGCCGGCTTGGAGGCCTGCCTGATCTCCGAGGCCGAGAGCAGCGGATCCGCAGAGGCGGTGAGCGGGACTCAGCTGTCGAGCCTGCTCGGCCGGGAGGAGCATCTCGACAGGCGGGTGACGCAGCGCGCGATCTCCGAGGCGGGACGGATGACGAGCCACCAGGAGGTCGCGCGGCGGGTGGTGGAGGGTCAGCTGTCTCCGGGGCATGCGATCGGAATCGGAGAGGCGCTGGGAGGGCTGCCCGGTGTGCTGACCGACGAGCAGCGCGCCAGCGCCCGCGAGTTCCTCATCGAGAAGGCGCGCACGGCCACCCCGCGTGAGGTGGCCGACAGCCACGACGAGGTCCTGCAGGCCGTGGCCCCGGAGCTGCTACCCACCGCTGCGCAGCTCGATGCGCAGTTGCGTAGGCGGCGTGAGCGGGCACTGCAGCGTCGCCACCTCGTCTACGGGCCCGATCCCGAGCATCCCGGTTCCTGGTACTTCAAGGGGTCGTTGCCTGTGCTCGAGGCGGAGATCGTTGTCGGGGCCATCACCGCCCAGGTCAACGACCAGAAGCGGGCGGAGCGTCGCCAGCGTCACCGTGACCTGACTCCCACCTGGCAGCAGCGTCAGGCCGACGCGCTGGTCGCGGTCGTGGCGGGGAAGATCCCCGCAGTGGTGCGGGACGATGATTCGCCGGTGTCGGTCGAGGCGGCCCACGCCCAGCCGGAGAGTGGCGTGCCCGGCACCGGATCGTCCGGAGAGGGGCTGCAGCCGACGTTCGTGCCCGGCGGTGCGGCGCCCCGGCCAGCGTCCGCGCCAGCTGGTTCGGCGCTGCGGCCGACGCCTGCGCCGTCCGGCGCGGCGACCCGGCCGACGCTCGTGGTGACCGTCAGCTACGAGGACCTGCTGAACGCGTCCTACGCGGGTGGTGTCCTGGCGTCCGGTCAGCGGATTCCCGCGGGCGAGCTGCGACGGATCGCCTGCGACGCCGAGGTGATCCCGGTCGTGCTGGGTGGACGCTCCGAGATCCTCGACCTGGGCCGGTCTGAGCGGTGGGTCACACCGTCGCTCCGACAGGCGCTCGCGATCCGCGACGGGGGATGCATCCTCCCCGGCTGCGAGGCGAGCGCCGTCGAGTGCGAAGCCCACCACATCGTTCCGTGGTGGGCCGGCGGATCGACATCGTTGGAGAATCTGGCGCTGGTGTGCCCGTTCCACCACGCCAAGTTGGAGCCCACCCGGACCGACGGCATCGAAAGCCGCGACGGCTGGCGCATCATCATCGACCCCGCCACCCGACGACCTGTCGTCGTGGAACCCGACACCGGCTGA
- a CDS encoding iron chaperone has protein sequence MAQVSLAHDEYIERAPERFRPILRELHGRVADALPEADEVMGYGMPGFSIAGVTVVGYAAFSRHCGLYLPTEAITEQAEALTAAGLKCSKTGVTFTVARPIPDDLLNRLLQSARHHLGV, from the coding sequence GTGGCACAGGTCTCATTAGCGCACGACGAGTACATCGAACGCGCCCCGGAGCGGTTCAGGCCGATTCTTCGGGAGTTGCACGGCCGCGTCGCGGACGCCCTCCCGGAGGCCGACGAGGTCATGGGATATGGCATGCCGGGCTTCAGCATCGCCGGGGTCACCGTCGTCGGATACGCCGCCTTCAGCAGGCATTGCGGCCTCTACCTGCCCACCGAGGCCATCACCGAGCAGGCCGAGGCCCTGACGGCGGCCGGACTGAAGTGCTCCAAGACGGGCGTCACGTTCACCGTCGCCCGGCCGATCCCGGATGACCTCCTGAATCGGCTGCTGCAGTCCGCCAGGCACCACCTCGGCGTGTAG
- a CDS encoding NAD-dependent epimerase/dehydratase family protein, with translation MTRVLVTGSSGKLGRAVVRHLVSEGYDVLATDRTAPAPGAPGTFVLADLTDAAQVFDLVTGVDERGGRVDAVVHLAAVPAPGLVTNTATFHNNVPATFNIFQAARVAGVKKVVWASSETVLGLPFDEEPPYAPVDEEYPVRPNSTYSMGKAVEEEMARHFARWDPELSIIGLRFSNVMEPHDYAAFPTWQDDPQVRRWNLWGYIDARDGAQAVQRALETELPGFEAFIIANADTVMEESSADLMSKVFPNVPLRAVEGTQTLLGIDKARRLLGYEPQHTWRDEV, from the coding sequence ATGACACGCGTACTCGTCACAGGCAGCAGCGGAAAGCTCGGCAGGGCCGTCGTCCGGCACCTTGTCAGCGAGGGATACGACGTCCTCGCGACCGACCGCACCGCGCCCGCCCCCGGTGCGCCGGGCACCTTCGTGCTGGCCGACCTCACCGACGCGGCCCAGGTGTTCGACCTGGTGACCGGCGTCGATGAGAGGGGCGGCCGCGTCGACGCGGTGGTGCACCTCGCCGCGGTGCCCGCTCCCGGACTGGTGACCAACACGGCGACGTTCCACAACAACGTCCCCGCCACCTTCAACATCTTCCAGGCGGCGCGCGTGGCCGGCGTGAAGAAGGTCGTGTGGGCGTCCAGCGAGACAGTGCTCGGCCTGCCCTTCGACGAGGAGCCGCCGTACGCCCCCGTCGACGAGGAGTACCCCGTCCGTCCGAACTCCACCTACTCGATGGGCAAGGCTGTCGAGGAGGAGATGGCGCGTCACTTCGCCCGCTGGGACCCGGAGCTGTCCATCATCGGGCTCAGGTTCTCCAACGTCATGGAGCCCCACGACTATGCGGCATTCCCGACCTGGCAGGACGACCCGCAGGTGCGCCGCTGGAACCTCTGGGGCTACATCGACGCGCGCGACGGCGCCCAGGCGGTACAGCGCGCGCTGGAGACCGAGCTGCCCGGCTTCGAGGCGTTCATCATCGCCAACGCCGACACCGTCATGGAGGAGAGCAGCGCTGACCTGATGTCGAAGGTGTTCCCGAACGTGCCCCTGCGCGCCGTCGAGGGAACCCAGACCCTGCTCGGCATCGACAAGGCCCGCCGCCTGCTCGGCTACGAGCCGCAACACACCTGGCGCGACGAGGTCTAG
- a CDS encoding DUF3293 domain-containing protein, which produces MTRLPLRPGQGAFPDDQIPSPYIPARSRARTDGILRRPHGESVTDSYRSNVVRVWPAGSSAPAVDLVPAAASISAAPSDLLGPECREAFIVAGTHAAGRLTTPADDDATVRALRWFLDLNEWMWCPTVATSPDRGWVEAGALIRGVPEDEVADQAAYHGQAVVLRWDERGLVAIPTIAGVDVGDPTPTPVALVPALTGCPLRRGADGVCKTHGGGWTSGSREALLAWRLHRSLLLDAFGCDVCHGEGPEGPDASEHFTPSREGGWQWGPPRVVRGEE; this is translated from the coding sequence ATGACCAGACTGCCGCTCCGCCCCGGACAGGGTGCGTTCCCCGACGACCAGATCCCCAGCCCCTACATCCCTGCACGGAGCCGCGCCCGGACGGACGGGATCCTCCGCCGGCCGCATGGTGAGAGCGTCACCGACTCGTACCGCTCGAACGTCGTGCGGGTCTGGCCCGCGGGGTCCTCGGCACCCGCAGTCGACCTTGTGCCGGCCGCGGCGTCCATCTCCGCCGCGCCGTCCGACCTGCTCGGCCCCGAATGCCGGGAGGCGTTCATCGTCGCCGGGACGCACGCGGCCGGACGCCTGACGACCCCGGCGGACGACGACGCCACAGTGCGCGCGCTCAGGTGGTTCCTGGATCTCAACGAGTGGATGTGGTGCCCGACCGTCGCGACGTCTCCGGACCGCGGCTGGGTCGAGGCCGGTGCCCTCATCCGCGGTGTACCGGAGGACGAGGTGGCGGATCAGGCCGCGTACCACGGGCAGGCGGTGGTGCTGCGCTGGGATGAGCGCGGCCTGGTCGCGATCCCCACCATCGCGGGCGTCGACGTCGGCGACCCGACGCCCACCCCCGTCGCGCTGGTCCCGGCGCTCACGGGCTGCCCGCTGCGGCGCGGTGCCGACGGGGTGTGCAAGACCCACGGCGGCGGGTGGACCAGCGGCTCCCGGGAGGCACTACTCGCGTGGAGGCTGCACCGCTCCCTGCTCCTGGACGCCTTCGGCTGCGACGTGTGCCACGGCGAGGGTCCTGAGGGACCGGACGCCTCCGAGCACTTCACCCCGTCGCGCGAAGGCGGGTGGCAGTGGGGTCCGCCCCGGGTGGTGCGAGGAGAGGAGTGA
- a CDS encoding acylphosphatase produces the protein MRRVEVVVRGRVQGVGYRYSCRNEAQRLGLAGWVRNEPDGTVRAEFEGRAEEVDSMVSWCWEGPDYARVTGVEVREIAPTGGSGFTVG, from the coding sequence ATGAGGCGCGTCGAGGTCGTCGTCCGCGGCCGGGTGCAGGGGGTCGGCTACCGGTACAGCTGCCGCAACGAGGCACAGCGACTGGGCCTCGCCGGGTGGGTGCGCAACGAGCCCGACGGCACTGTGCGGGCGGAATTCGAGGGGCGCGCCGAAGAAGTCGATTCCATGGTCAGCTGGTGCTGGGAAGGGCCGGACTACGCACGCGTGACGGGCGTCGAGGTGAGGGAGATCGCGCCGACGGGCGGGAGCGGATTCACCGTCGGCTGA
- a CDS encoding NAD(P)/FAD-dependent oxidoreductase: protein MDTQHSSAVWDSIVVGGGAAGLSAAMMLGRAGRHVLVIDAGSPRNRFAAHMHGVLGHDGRSPLDLVRAGREEVAAYGVRFLDGVVATVGDGPDGVTVTTHTGQELRARTLIVATGLTDVLPEVPGPADRWGMDVLHCPYCHGWEVRGQRIGVLATSPMSLHQVRMVRQWTDDLVYFAAGAGPLGPADRQRLAARGIEVIDSPVTGIVVADDALTGVRTADGRTTAVSALFTAAPPRPHDGVLDGLDLARAEPMPGAEMTIAVDATGRTSHPRIWAVGNVVAPGANVPMVMGAASFTGGAVNGWLVEDDFDLAVAGRVVEHFDRLSTGPVETP from the coding sequence ATGGATACGCAACACTCGTCAGCCGTGTGGGACTCGATCGTCGTCGGAGGCGGGGCGGCCGGTCTGTCCGCGGCCATGATGCTTGGTCGCGCGGGTCGGCACGTCCTGGTGATCGACGCAGGCAGCCCGCGCAACCGGTTCGCCGCTCACATGCACGGCGTCCTCGGCCACGACGGCCGCTCACCCCTCGACCTGGTCCGAGCGGGCCGGGAGGAGGTCGCCGCGTACGGGGTCCGGTTCCTCGACGGCGTTGTGGCAACGGTCGGGGACGGCCCGGACGGGGTGACGGTGACCACCCATACAGGCCAGGAGCTCCGGGCCCGCACGCTCATCGTCGCGACCGGCCTCACGGACGTGCTGCCCGAGGTGCCGGGGCCCGCGGACCGGTGGGGAATGGACGTGCTGCACTGCCCCTACTGCCACGGCTGGGAGGTCCGCGGCCAGCGAATCGGGGTCCTCGCGACCTCCCCGATGAGCCTGCATCAGGTCCGCATGGTGCGCCAGTGGACCGACGATCTCGTGTATTTCGCGGCGGGGGCTGGGCCCCTCGGACCGGCCGACCGGCAGCGGCTGGCCGCTCGTGGCATCGAGGTGATCGACAGCCCGGTGACCGGGATCGTCGTCGCCGACGACGCCCTCACCGGCGTCCGCACGGCCGACGGCCGGACCACGGCGGTGAGCGCGCTCTTCACCGCCGCTCCGCCGCGTCCCCACGACGGGGTCCTGGACGGTCTCGACCTGGCCAGGGCCGAGCCCATGCCCGGCGCCGAGATGACCATAGCCGTGGACGCCACCGGCAGGACGAGCCACCCCCGCATCTGGGCCGTGGGCAACGTGGTCGCCCCCGGCGCGAACGTCCCCATGGTCATGGGAGCGGCGTCCTTCACGGGCGGCGCGGTCAACGGCTGGCTCGTCGAGGACGACTTCGACCTCGCCGTCGCGGGTCGGGTCGTTGAGCACTTCGACAGGCTCAGCACAGGCCCTGTCGAAACGCCCTGA